atagaaataaaataaaagttataaaattgaaatttatacGATTTAATTTCATTTGTATAATtctttgtagaaatattttgctcattagagaatataaattatcaattaaaatcattaaattaaaataaaatatgatactaagatttaggCCAACttttaaacctactcttaaagacaatataatctatctcatatataatcgagttgactcgtGAACcaaacgagtcgaactatgtatggTTCAAGTTTAGCTCATTTAGTTAatgaacttagtttttagctcatattcagctcatttggttcataaacctaattcaacgatttaatttttgaatcgagtttcgaactattttTGAGTTAGTTTGATTCATTGTCAGCCCTAGTTAAACTTAAATTAAAGAAGAAAATATGGTTTAGAGTTGTTGTGTCAGTGCAAACGGTGCGTTTAAACTCAAGAAGAGGGTCATAATCATCgtcaattaataataattaatgtcTTACTTTATGAGTAAAATAAATAGACCAAGGTCTCATAGTCTTTACTTACTCTGAACAACCGGTAATAATTTAGAGTAGCAAACCAACAAAAATCGTAGGAATAGGAGTAGGTAATAAGCCTGCCAGCTGTTACCATATCACTCTTTCTTCTCTCCATCTTCGTCTTTTTCTGCTACCTTCTGTTACTCAATTAGGGTTTCCCTTTTCCGATCCATGCTTCATTACTTCACAACAACACCAACACGGTACCATTCTTCATCCTCTTACTTCACTCTCTAACTACTTCATTTGCTTTTACACTTACTAAAATAATCTCAAACTTTTCGGTTAtgttcaacattgttgcttttgGTAGAGTGTAATAGTGTCAATATTGTTGCTTTTCGTTGTTCGATTTTGGTGATCGCTTGTATTTTGTGTGAAGAGGAATAATCGCTTGTATTTATTCTGTTTTTTCTTATAAGAAAAATAGTGAAATCAGAATTTTAGGGTTATATTATTCTTTGGATTATGTGGTGCTCTGGAAAAAACTGTTGGTTCTGATTATCCTCTTTTAGATAGTTAAATCTTTACATATTAGTTTAGTCTTTATTACCTATCAGTTAGTTTATTGGTTactttaccaaacagagccttagcttttattttaccttttaattGCAGATCTTAAGCTTGGAGTTTGAGATAGTAGTCTAGTTCATCTCTTTGTGCGGTCATTTGGCTTTTCACCGGCGTCAATTTGGTTATCCCGTGTAAAAACTCAATGTCACCGAAGGGGTAGGAAGTTATGGGCCGCTATCACGATGCTAATTATTATCCAGGTAAGCACTAGAAGTATGGTTTCGATTCCCTATCAGCTAATCATGAATTTTTTTAGGTTTTCATAAGTTGCCAGTTGTATTTGTATGCTAACTATTGAAGTTTTGTTTTATAAACCCTATTATGGTAGTATGGGTTATTGTTGGATTTTCATGATATGCTAAGTTAGTCCATGTTTAATTGTTGTAGGTTCATGGCGCTGTCggctaattttttttgttatctgGCTTCCTACTTTCTTAAATGTGACAGCACAAGAATCACATGCCGACCATAGGCGCACCACTTCACTAGTTGAGTTAGCTAAGGAACCCACTTCTGGAGATTCTGGGCTCTTTGAACCCATAGAAATATCACCTTCCGTTATACCTAAAGTTCCATTTCCCACCGAGTCTGTTCCACCAATGTATCCTATTCCTTATGTGCCAACCAGATATGAACCAGTTTTAACCGGTAAGTGCCCTGTAAACTTTTCACGACCTGAAATTGCAAATATCCTCGATAAAGCAGCATATGATTGCTTTCAGCCTTTGGCAGCCCTTGTAGGGAATGTCGTGTGTTGTCCGCAGTTTAGTAGCTTAATCCACATCTTCCAGGGTTTCTTTGGCATGAAATTCGATAATCTGGTTTTGTCAAATACAGTGGCTGATCATTGCTTCTCTGATATTGTTAGTATTCTAGCTAGCAGAGGGGCAAATAGTTCATTACCCACACTTTGTTCTATTAAATCATCTAATCTTACAGGAGGGTCATGCCCTGTGAAGGATGATTCTACTTTTGAAAAAACAGTAAACACAAGTAAATTAGTTGAGGCCTGCAGAACTGTTGATCCGCTTAAAGAGTGTTGCAGACCTGTTTGTCGGCCTGCAATTATGGAGGCAGCACTTCAGATTTCTGGCCGACAAATGATGATAAATAGTGACAATATGGCTGGGGAAATGAATCACACTGATTATCTAAATGATTGTAAAGGTGTTGTTTATTCTTATCTTTCCAAACAATTATCATCGGAGGCCGCAAATAAAGCATTCCGGATATTATCTGCCTGCAAAGTCAACAAAGGTACATTGTTTAACTATTCCATTATTAATGGCGTGAATCATATCATTAATGAATAATTTGGGATAAATAATATCGGAAAATGTATTCACGAGTCACTCACATATTTAAAAAGTTTGTGTTCCACAAATGAAATTGAaactcttttttgttttattaactCGGTAAATCTTGCCTGTGCAGTTtgtcctttgacttttaaggAGCCTTCAGATGTAATTGCTGTATGTAAGAATGTAGCTGCTCCTAGTCCTACCTGCTGCAGTTCATTAAATACATATATTGCAGAGAcacaacaaaaaatattaattaccAATAAACAAGCTATAATATGTGCAACACAATTTGGATCTATGTTACGTGGAGGTGGGGTGATGACAAATGTTTATGAGCTTTGTGATGTCGATTTGAAAGATTTCAGCATACAAGGTATTTATACTTATGCTTAAATGATGTTCAAGTTACTTACTACCTATGACCATTCTTTAAAA
The Vicia villosa cultivar HV-30 ecotype Madison, WI unplaced genomic scaffold, Vvil1.0 ctg.000212F_1_1, whole genome shotgun sequence genome window above contains:
- the LOC131625415 gene encoding uncharacterized GPI-anchored protein At1g61900-like isoform X3, whose protein sequence is MGRYHDANYYPGSWRCRLIFFVIWLPTFLNVTAQESHADHRRTTSLVELAKEPTSGDSGLFEPIEISPSVIPKVPFPTESVPPMYPIPYVPTRYEPVLTGKCPVNFSRPEIANILDKAAYDCFQPLAALVGNVVCCPQFSSLIHIFQGFFGMKFDNLVLSNTVADHCFSDIVSILASRGANSSLPTLCSIKSSNLTGGSCPVKDDSTFEKTVNTSKLVEACRTVDPLKECCRPVCRPAIMEAALQISGRQMMINSDNMAGEMNHTDYLNDCKGVVYSYLSKQLSSEAANKAFRILSACKVNKVCPLTFKEPSDVIAVCKNVAAPSPTCCSSLNTYIAETQQKILITNKQAIICATQFGSMLRGGGVMTNVYELCDVDLKDFSIQAFGLQDGGCLLRSLPGDVIFDNSSGVSFTCDLSDNIAAPWPSSSSFTSLSFCAPEMSLPALPISQSFKNIGCSSAGLDFLLIIFSFFVSTVVLRF
- the LOC131625415 gene encoding uncharacterized GPI-anchored protein At1g61900-like isoform X1 is translated as MGRYHDANYYPGSWRCRLIFFVIWLPTFLNVTAQESHADHRRTTSLVELAKEPTSGDSGLFEPIEISPSVIPKVPFPTESVPPMYPIPYVPTRYEPVLTGKCPVNFSRPEIANILDKAAYDCFQPLAALVGNVVCCPQFSSLIHIFQGFFGMKFDNLVLSNTVADHCFSDIVSILASRGANSSLPTLCSIKSSNLTGGSCPVKDDSTFEKTVNTSKLVEACRTVDPLKECCRPVCRPAIMEAALQISGRQMMINSDNMAGEMNHTDYLNDCKGVVYSYLSKQLSSEAANKAFRILSACKVNKVCPLTFKEPSDVIAVCKNVAAPSPTCCSSLNTYIAETQQKILITNKQAIICATQFGSMLRGGGVMTNVYELCDVDLKDFSIQAPAAAFGLQDGGCLLRSLPGDVIFDNSSGVSFTCDLSDNIAAPWPSSSSFTSLSFCAPEMSLPALPISQSFKNIGCSSAGLDFLLIIFSFFVSTVVLRF
- the LOC131625415 gene encoding uncharacterized GPI-anchored protein At1g61900-like isoform X2, translating into MGRYHDANYYPGSWRCRLIFFVIWLPTFLNVTAQESHADHRRTTSLVELAKEPTSGDSGLFEPIEISPSVIPKVPFPTESVPPMYPIPYVPTRYEPVLTGKCPVNFSRPEIANILDKAAYDCFQPLAALVGNVVCCPQFSSLIHIFQGFFGMKFDNLVLSNTVADHCFSDIVSILASRGANSSLPTLCSIKSSNLTGGSCPVKDDSTFEKTVNTSKLVEACRTVDPLKECCRPVCRPAIMEAALQISGRQMMINSDNMAGEMNHTDYLNDCKGVVYSYLSKQLSSEAANKAFRILSACKVNKVCPLTFKEPSDVIAVCKNVAAPSPTCCSSLNTYIAETQQKILITNKQAIICATQFGSMLRGGGVMTNVYELCDVDLKDFSIQAAFGLQDGGCLLRSLPGDVIFDNSSGVSFTCDLSDNIAAPWPSSSSFTSLSFCAPEMSLPALPISQSFKNIGCSSAGLDFLLIIFSFFVSTVVLRF